Proteins encoded in a region of the Blastocatellia bacterium genome:
- a CDS encoding AMP-binding protein — protein sequence MTAFYNETFEWSPLTYGVALERLAAQFPERELFVFHHVENPGPGGKALRRAYTAAEFLAEVNRLARGLLALGVAARERVALWLGNLPEAAIAQFAIAKIGAIVVHVNTRFKVGELEYVLRQSEAATLITMDRFLDTEYEAVVRELCPEASVCAPGELRSRRCPYLKRLVTLGPQSPGMFAYADVLALGAEPRWERVLRQREADVRPDDIALIQYTSGSTAFPKGVMLAHDQTLRNAFIMAGRAGFDENDRVLSAMPLFHIGGSVCALLGAITRGHVLHMMTKFDAGETLRLFEEERITAYIGIETMFFMLREHPDFARRDRSSLRKGWAAGSPALLQMIADEIGIRQVCSVYGLSEASPNVCITDWRDAREKRLQTNGRPQSGIEVEIRDPETRERLAPGQPGEICVRGYSVMRGYYGMPEETARAIDAGGWLHTGDRGMLTEDGYLIFLGRLKDVLRVGGENVSALEVESFLVSHPKIVAAAVIGVPDPQWGEVPAAFVQLKEGERLTEEEVVAYCRQHLAPFKVPRYVRFVREFPMTGSGKIHKLQLRASFEREAAGETPS from the coding sequence ATGACGGCGTTTTACAACGAGACCTTTGAGTGGTCACCTCTCACTTATGGGGTGGCTTTGGAACGATTGGCGGCGCAATTTCCGGAAAGAGAGCTCTTCGTCTTCCATCACGTTGAGAACCCTGGACCCGGTGGAAAGGCTCTCCGGCGGGCGTACACGGCGGCAGAATTTTTGGCCGAAGTAAATCGCTTAGCTCGCGGGTTGCTGGCGCTCGGCGTCGCTGCGAGGGAACGCGTCGCTTTGTGGCTGGGCAACCTGCCGGAAGCGGCCATTGCGCAGTTCGCCATCGCGAAGATCGGAGCCATCGTGGTCCATGTCAACACGAGGTTCAAAGTTGGGGAACTCGAATACGTCCTGCGGCAATCCGAAGCGGCGACGCTCATCACGATGGATCGCTTTTTAGACACCGAGTACGAGGCTGTCGTTCGCGAACTCTGTCCGGAGGCGAGCGTCTGTGCGCCCGGAGAGCTTCGATCCCGTCGGTGCCCATACTTGAAACGCCTCGTCACGCTCGGGCCGCAGTCGCCGGGGATGTTCGCCTACGCCGATGTGCTTGCGCTTGGCGCTGAACCCAGGTGGGAGCGTGTACTTCGCCAACGGGAAGCGGACGTTCGTCCGGATGACATCGCACTCATCCAATATACGTCTGGCAGCACGGCCTTTCCGAAAGGCGTCATGCTCGCGCACGATCAGACTTTGCGCAACGCCTTCATCATGGCCGGGCGTGCGGGCTTCGACGAGAACGATCGCGTGCTCTCGGCTATGCCCCTGTTTCACATTGGGGGATCGGTGTGTGCGCTCCTTGGGGCCATCACGCGCGGCCACGTCTTACACATGATGACCAAGTTCGACGCAGGGGAGACGTTGCGGCTCTTTGAGGAAGAGCGGATCACGGCATATATCGGCATCGAGACGATGTTCTTCATGCTTCGGGAGCATCCGGACTTCGCGCGTCGAGATCGTTCGAGTTTGAGGAAGGGGTGGGCGGCCGGCTCTCCAGCACTGCTGCAAATGATCGCTGATGAGATCGGCATCCGACAGGTGTGCTCCGTGTATGGGCTCTCGGAAGCTAGTCCGAACGTCTGCATCACCGATTGGCGGGATGCGCGGGAGAAGCGGTTGCAGACGAATGGGCGGCCTCAGTCGGGCATCGAAGTGGAGATCCGGGATCCGGAGACCCGAGAGCGCCTGGCGCCTGGGCAACCCGGGGAGATCTGCGTGCGCGGTTACAGCGTGATGCGGGGGTATTATGGAATGCCCGAGGAGACGGCGCGCGCCATTGATGCGGGAGGATGGCTGCACACGGGAGACCGTGGCATGCTCACCGAAGACGGATACCTGATCTTCCTGGGGCGCTTGAAGGATGTGCTGCGCGTTGGGGGTGAGAACGTCTCGGCTCTGGAGGTCGAGAGCTTCCTCGTGTCACATCCTAAGATCGTTGCTGCGGCCGTCATCGGCGTCCCCGATCCGCAGTGGGGGGAAGTCCCGGCTGCTTTCGTGCAGCTCAAGGAAGGGGAGCGCCTGACTGAGGAAGAGGTCGTGGCGTACTGCCGTCAGCATCTCGCTCCCTTCAAAGTTCCACGATATGTTCGCTTCGTTCGGGAATTCCCGATGACCGGGAGTGGGAAGATTCATAAGTTGCAGCTTCGAGCATCCTTCGAGCGAGAGGCGGCAGGAGAGACCCCCTCATAG
- a CDS encoding TonB-dependent receptor, with translation MGKSGVLLFWITLLSLVCNSWGESPVFAQGAVTTATIAGDVTDKTGAVVSGARVAVKNQETGLTREAITGEQGQFVISQLPAGRYDVSVEAPGFKRTIIRDVTLTVGATETVRVTLEVGELTESVDVSTEVVPVVETTKVEVSNVILPVQVRELPLNQRSFTALVTQQPGLVRMTNATPPTVLGAATNTGSYISAGGLMGSSVAYLIDGVNFSNGNFTAPGTAAAGDMPGVESIQEFKVITRSFSAAYGGASGAVVSFATRSGTNELHGSAYEFIRNDIFDTRSFFDREKPPFRRNQFGAALGGPIRRDRAFFFTNYEGLRQRLTVTEISFVPSECARNGGLGGTCDFPVIGPGGRPVAISPAVKAILELYPKPNGADLGGGIAEYIFQNRQPTRQDFGLVHITSALSPKDQFAGRWSLTDADAVAAFHFPTFEFVRTDRVQNYLLRWSRVFTPNLVNTASFSFLRSRVFAATEPTVSLRPEQYTGNPARKTIGVISVGGGTAGTVSGTLTLLGNDDASPFQLVRNNFIFNDDLVYTRGNHTVKLGGMVNRFQWNWNSAVIPGGSYTFLTLNDLLAANPSVLIIRRDGADASFGIRTTLFAWYVEDAWRLSPRVTLTLGLRHEFQVPILKDIHNKLGNWRRPEDTQVTVGQPYDNYSLTQFQPRVGIAYDPFGNGKTVIRAGFGVFNEFLGFEGTAQGILQWNAPQPVLNTFFGEPLAPGFLPQIPFPQCAACTRPTPYVGLVTGLLDPVNSPTSIQWHLEIARELPARLSLTLTYAGSQSYHIPRKIEANHNLPCRFENGRPIFTGGCGTAAPAVSRIAFSLYARRFDTTANYHSMSIQVARRLAGGLTFQSSYAFSKALSESDAFNSNNIIRGVAQASQYPLDRKLDRSESLFSIRHRATMNAVYELPVGRGKRFLGDARGLAQALFGGWRITALGEFRSGYPFSVLAGFGITGVGDNIDFPDRPNILRANPVIGRVDRYFDPKAFALQEPGRLGNAPRTSVRGPGFSNLDVGLSKEFPIRETVRLQFRAEAFNVLNHPNFGLPFNQLYVGFVPQFRRAPTPAELEALPCRLTAEQAQIHSCNPQAGRITSTVGTPRQIQFALKLTW, from the coding sequence ATGGGAAAGAGCGGCGTGCTTCTGTTCTGGATCACCCTGCTCTCGCTCGTGTGCAATTCGTGGGGGGAATCACCGGTCTTCGCGCAAGGAGCGGTGACGACTGCGACCATCGCCGGGGACGTCACGGATAAAACCGGTGCTGTCGTCTCCGGAGCGCGCGTTGCCGTCAAGAATCAGGAGACCGGATTAACCCGCGAAGCCATAACGGGAGAGCAGGGACAGTTCGTTATCTCCCAGCTCCCGGCCGGACGCTACGACGTGAGCGTCGAAGCGCCGGGATTCAAAAGGACGATCATTCGGGATGTAACTCTCACGGTGGGGGCGACCGAGACCGTGCGGGTGACGCTCGAAGTCGGCGAACTGACTGAGAGCGTTGATGTGAGCACGGAAGTCGTCCCGGTCGTGGAGACAACCAAAGTCGAAGTCAGCAACGTCATCCTCCCGGTGCAGGTGCGCGAGCTGCCGCTGAACCAGCGGAGCTTCACGGCTCTGGTCACGCAGCAACCAGGACTTGTGCGCATGACCAACGCCACGCCGCCGACCGTGCTCGGCGCGGCGACCAATACGGGGTCTTACATCAGTGCTGGCGGACTGATGGGATCCTCCGTAGCCTACCTTATTGATGGCGTGAACTTCAGCAACGGGAATTTCACAGCTCCCGGGACGGCTGCCGCGGGGGATATGCCCGGGGTCGAATCCATTCAGGAATTCAAGGTGATCACCCGTTCCTTCAGTGCCGCTTATGGAGGGGCTTCAGGAGCTGTCGTCAGTTTCGCCACGCGCAGCGGCACCAACGAGCTGCATGGCAGCGCCTATGAGTTCATACGGAACGACATCTTCGATACCCGCTCCTTCTTCGATCGGGAGAAACCACCTTTCCGACGGAACCAATTCGGAGCGGCCTTGGGGGGACCCATCCGTCGAGATCGCGCGTTCTTCTTCACCAACTACGAGGGATTGCGACAGCGGCTGACGGTGACGGAGATCTCTTTTGTTCCGAGCGAATGCGCGCGAAACGGAGGCCTCGGGGGAACGTGCGACTTTCCGGTCATCGGTCCCGGAGGACGCCCCGTTGCCATCTCCCCGGCTGTGAAAGCTATTCTGGAGCTCTATCCCAAGCCCAATGGTGCCGATCTCGGTGGGGGGATCGCCGAGTACATCTTCCAAAATCGTCAACCGACGCGCCAGGACTTCGGGCTCGTTCATATCACGTCGGCGCTCTCGCCGAAGGATCAATTCGCTGGTCGATGGTCCCTGACGGATGCCGATGCCGTCGCTGCCTTTCACTTCCCAACTTTCGAGTTCGTGAGGACAGATCGCGTACAGAACTACCTGCTTCGATGGTCACGTGTCTTCACGCCCAACCTTGTCAACACGGCGAGCTTCAGCTTCCTGCGGTCCAGGGTCTTCGCAGCCACCGAGCCGACCGTCTCCTTGCGCCCAGAGCAATATACAGGCAACCCGGCTCGAAAGACGATTGGCGTGATCTCTGTTGGAGGAGGGACAGCGGGTACAGTCAGCGGTACATTGACGTTGCTCGGGAACGATGACGCCAGCCCCTTCCAGCTCGTGCGGAACAATTTCATTTTCAATGATGACCTCGTGTACACACGCGGGAATCACACAGTGAAGCTTGGGGGGATGGTGAACCGCTTCCAGTGGAATTGGAATTCGGCCGTCATCCCCGGGGGAAGCTACACCTTCCTCACATTAAACGATTTGCTCGCGGCAAATCCCTCCGTCTTGATCATCCGCCGAGATGGGGCTGATGCCAGTTTTGGCATTCGCACGACGCTCTTCGCCTGGTATGTAGAAGATGCTTGGCGGCTCTCTCCCCGAGTGACGCTCACGCTCGGACTGCGGCATGAGTTCCAGGTTCCGATCCTCAAAGACATCCATAACAAGTTGGGCAATTGGCGGCGTCCTGAAGATACGCAGGTCACTGTCGGCCAGCCCTATGATAACTACTCGCTCACGCAGTTCCAACCTCGCGTGGGCATCGCTTACGATCCTTTCGGAAATGGCAAGACGGTTATTCGCGCGGGTTTCGGGGTCTTTAATGAATTCTTGGGCTTCGAGGGGACAGCTCAAGGCATTCTTCAATGGAACGCGCCACAGCCGGTGCTCAACACCTTCTTCGGAGAACCGTTGGCACCCGGGTTCTTGCCCCAAATTCCATTTCCCCAGTGTGCAGCGTGTACACGGCCGACGCCTTACGTGGGGTTGGTCACTGGGTTGCTCGATCCCGTCAATTCGCCCACTTCGATTCAGTGGCATCTGGAGATCGCGCGCGAGCTGCCGGCGAGGTTGAGTCTGACGCTCACCTACGCGGGGTCTCAGTCCTATCACATTCCGCGGAAGATCGAAGCCAATCACAATCTCCCGTGCCGATTCGAGAACGGGAGGCCCATCTTCACCGGAGGATGCGGGACGGCAGCTCCAGCCGTGAGTCGGATCGCGTTCTCCCTCTATGCGCGGCGCTTCGATACGACGGCGAACTACCATTCGATGAGCATTCAGGTAGCACGTCGGCTTGCCGGGGGCTTGACGTTCCAAAGCTCCTATGCGTTCTCCAAAGCCCTCTCGGAGTCTGACGCCTTCAATTCTAACAACATCATTCGTGGCGTCGCGCAAGCGAGTCAATATCCGTTGGATCGCAAGTTGGATCGCTCGGAATCGCTGTTCAGTATTCGGCATCGCGCGACCATGAACGCCGTGTATGAGCTGCCCGTAGGGCGCGGCAAACGATTCCTCGGCGACGCGCGCGGTCTCGCGCAGGCGCTCTTTGGTGGGTGGAGGATCACCGCTCTCGGTGAATTCCGCAGCGGATACCCCTTCTCCGTGTTGGCCGGATTCGGCATCACGGGCGTCGGGGACAACATAGATTTCCCCGATCGACCGAACATCCTGCGGGCCAACCCCGTCATCGGGCGCGTGGATCGGTATTTCGATCCGAAGGCGTTCGCGCTGCAAGAGCCCGGTCGCTTGGGGAACGCTCCGCGCACGTCTGTGCGCGGGCCTGGCTTCTCGAACCTCGACGTCGGGCTCTCGAAGGAATTTCCCATTCGGGAGACCGTCCGCCTGCAATTTCGCGCTGAGGCCTTTAATGTCCTTAACCATCCCAATTTCGGGCTCCCGTTCAATCAGCTCTACGTCGGCTTCGTCCCACAGTTTCGGCGCGCTCCGACGCCGGCCGAATTGGAGGCGCTTCCGTGCCGGCTGACGGCCGAGCAAGCGCAAATTCATTCCTGCAATCCGCAGGCAGGTCGGATCACCAGCACTGTTGGGACGCCGCGGCAAATTCAGTTCGCGCTGAAATTGACGTGGTGA